The sequence below is a genomic window from Brevibacillus laterosporus.
AGCGACAGCCTCATTTTAATTGAGAATCAAAAACAGCCGATTGCGTAGCAGTAAGAGCAAAGCAATCGGCTGTTTTTTTTCATTCCTCTAAACAAGGTGTCTTTTTAGTTTTTGTAAAAAGTGAGAGCGAACAATTAGGAAATAGACGAGCTGAAGCACAAAGAAGATCAGAATGCTTAGAATCGACGTTTTAAAGATGGAAAAAACGAAGGTACTACTAGCATATACCTTTTGAAGACCAACTAATGCCACTGACGTGTGGACGATAGCCAATGTGAACGGGACAAAGAACAGCAGAGCAATCTGGACAGTCATGCTTTTTTGCCATTCTTCTACTGACAAGCCAATCTTAGAGATCGTTTGATAGTATTGTTTATCCCGATCAAGATCCATATAGAGTCGGAAGTATAAAAAGCTCCCTGCACAAACATAGAATATCACGGCTACAAATAAGCCTATGAATAACATACTACCAACGGCCTGCTTAGCTTCAGCATAGTAGGCGTCACGCACTAAGGGATGTTGATTGGGTACCTTTTCATTAATTTCTTTGGAAAAGGCTACCGCCTCTTTATTGATAGGTTCATCATTTTTCCAAGCAGGAACAACATAACCTACAACCATATAGCTAGTGGATGCTTTTTCTTTCAAATTGGTAAAGTCTTCATCGGACACAGCTAACGTATTCCATTGAAAAGAAAGAATGGGTTTGTCCACCTTGTTTACAATGCGAAAGGGTCTACCGCTTTGATCAGGAAGTAAAGGGGTTCCTTCATGTGGTAAATAGTTCGCTCGTATCCAAAGAGCCTCTCCCTTCTTGACTTGATAAGTCTCTCGATCTAGAAGCGTTGCTAATTGATTATAAGCTGATATTTTTATCACATCTACACGTGAGGGTTTGGTAAAATATAAATCTTCTACATCTACGCGTTGATAGTTTACATGGTAATTAGCTAGATGGTTTTCAATTATTTGTTTCGTCTTTTTACCCTCTTGTTGGTTTTGGTTGTTATACGTATATTCGACTGTTAATGGAAGAGTCTCTTTGACCATACCAAGTACACCTAGGACACTGATCAGGGTTCCTGCCGAAGTAAAGGCGACGGTGGAAACAATCGTTACCATAAAAAACATTTGTGCATTATCCTTAATGCGATAAGCTAGATCAGATAGCCAGATGATTCGGGTTCCACGCCAGTAGAGAATTGGTGTTTTCTTAACCCAATTAATCAGGAATCCCCCAAACTGTGAGTAGAAGAAGTAAGTACCAACACAGGTTAATAGGATGACAATAAACATCCACTTTATCACTTCAATGATATCGTTTTTGAGTGTAAACGTGATATAGTAGGCTGATCCAATGCAAAGGATAGAGAAAAGGGATAAAATAACGGAACCTTTAGGCTCCTTTTTAGGTTTGCGTGACTCATCAAGTAAAACCTTGATACTCCGGTGCTTCGTTGTAAACAAAGTAAACAAAGAGATAAGCAAAAATGCAGTATAAAATGAAACAATCGTAAGCACAAGTGCCTCGGTAGGTATATAAAATGGAATTTCTTCGATATCAAGAATGGCCGCAGCGAATATGAAGAAGGATTTGGAGAATAACAGTCCAAATCCAATACCAACCACCATGGATAAAGTGACTAACAACAGGTTTTCCATAAATATCATAAAATTAATTTGCCAACGCGAAATACCAAGTATAGCTAAAACGGCAAACTCTTTTTTACGCATCTTAAGAAAGATATTCGTAGAGTACCAAATGAAAGCAAAGGAAAAACAAAAAATGATTACTTCGGCTGCAGTCATCCCATTAACCACCAGGTAATGTAGACCTTGTGTGGCTGTTCCTGGATGATAAATAAACATGCCATAGGTAAAATAAATCATAATGACAAAAGTAATACTTAAAAAGTAAGCTAGATAAAACCTGAATTTACGCCGCACATTAGTTGCGATGAACTGTAGAAAAGTCATAGGTACTTCCCCCTAAAAGCGCAAGAACATCTAAAATTTGTTGGAAGAACACCTGACGGCTTTCTCCACGCTGAATCTCATTATATAGCTTGCCATCCTTGATAAATAAGACGCGATCACAGTAACTAGCTGCTACAGGATCATGTGTCACCATCATCATGGTTGTTTTCTTTGTGATGTTAATGTTTTGCAAGGTTTCCATGACGATACGAGCTGATTTGGAGTCCAGGTTGCCTGTAGGCTCGTCTGCTAGCAAAAGCGAGGGAGAATGAATGATAGCTCTGGCAATGGCAGCACGCTGATTCTGACCACCTGACACCTCGTAGGGACGTTTTTGTAATATATGACTAATCTCTAGCTGAGTAGATATCTCGTCCAATTTTTGTTTCATATCAGGAATCTTGTAGTAATCAAGAGCGAGCGGCAACAAGATATTTTCGCCCAGCGTCAATGTATCTAATAGATTATAATCCTGAAAAACAAAGCCTAGATTGCGTCTTCGAAATAGTGCTAGTTTTGATTTTTTTATTTTATGTGGATTTTCACCATCTAATAAAATATGTCCAGTGGTAGGGATATCAATCGTAGCGATAAGATTCAACAAGGTCGTTTTGCCACTACCAGATGGACCCATTATGGCAATAAACTCTCCCTCTTCTATGTGAAAATTCACGTCGGTTAAAGCCCGATATGGAATTCTTCCTCCATATATTTTGCTAAGGTTTGTCACCTGAAGCAGTCCCATGCCACACATACACCTCCACTTATTTCATTTATTCCGGTCAAGAGACGCGTTTAGAGTATCATCCCGTTAGGTGCCAGTCAAGTTGAGCGTCCTATCATGGATTTATCATCAGGTTCTCATCGATTTGTAACGAGTTAAGCATGTTTTCAACGTTCTTATTAGCATATATTGGTATAGACAGGAAGCGATGGTGAACAATTCTAAATATATACAAATAGAAAGTGATATAAAAAATAGAGTGGAGTGTCGATGATGAACCTATTTAAATATGGTGCGGTCTTACTACTAAGTGTGGCAATGGCTGGATGTTCGGTAATGGCAAAGGAGTCTGAGCTACAAAAACCGGCAAGTATACCAGAGCAAAAACAGATCGTTGATTTGACCAAAATGGAAGTGAAAGAATTTTTCCCGAACGATGAAGGGGCGTTTATCCTACGTGATCTGGAGAAAAATACGACATTTATCTTCAATGAAGAAAGAGCGAAACAATCGCAAGCACCACAGTCTACTTTTAAAATCATGAATGCTTTGATTGGTCTTCAAGTAAAAGCGGTGGACGATGAATATACTGTGAAGCGCTGGGATGGCGTGAAGCGTGATCTTGATGCCTGGAACAAGGATCATACGCTTGGTTCGGCGATGCGCCATTCAGCAGTCTGGTATTATCAGCAGTTGGCCCGTGATATCGGTGCAGAACAGATGAAAGAATGGTTGCATAAAGCTTCATATGGAAATCAGGATATCAGTGGTGGTATTGATAAGTTTTGGCTAAACAGTTCATTAAAGATTACTCCGCTTGAACAAGCTGATTTTCTAGAGAAGCTATATAAAGAACAATTACCTTTTGACAAACAAGTGATGAAGACAGTTAAACGTATGATTATCCAGCAAGATGAAGATCTATATACGCTTTATGGTAAAACAGGTACACGTGCCACACCGCCAGCTGGTTGGTTTGTAGGTTTTGTTAAAGTAGAGGGACATCCTTATGTCTTTGTTACCACTGTGAATGGAGAAGGAGATTCTTCGGGGGTAAAAGCTAAAAACGTTACATTACAAATCCTTAAAAAATATAACATGTTACCAATGCCATCCCAAAACAAATAGGATGATAATGAAAAGAACAAGGGCTGCAAACTAAGCAGCTCTTGTTGACGTATCAGAATCGTTTATAATAGAGAGAAGGATTAACTGTTATATGGAGTGATATCATGTTGGGAGTAGAAGCATATCTCTTCATTAAAAAGGGAGATTCCAACCAGACAACGGTAAAGAAATTCATTACAGAGACTGAATGCACAATTGGTAGACGTGGGGCGACGTATCAACCAGATTTATCTTTTACCAGTTTATTTATATCCAGACAGCATGCTGTCATCCGCCAAGAGAGGGATCAGTACGTTCTTTATGACCTGAACAGCAAACATGGCACTGAGGTAAATGGACAGCCGCTCCAGAATACCCCGCATCTTTTGCAATACGGAGATCGTATTACTTTAGCAAAAGGGGAGGCAGAATTTATTTTCTTTACATTGGAAAATGAATTGGATGTAACGCGGGAGTTTATAAGACCATTGGTGGCTACTAAGGATCAGGTGGCTGAACAGATTGAGATGACACCGGTGAATACGGTTGTGAAAGGTTTGACCATCAATGTGGAGAGAAGAGAAATCTTACTGGATGGAGTTCGCCTTTATTTATCGGGAAAAGATATTGATTTGTTGATGCTCATGTACGAACGTGTAAATCAAGCTGTTAGCTATGATGAGATGAAAGTACATGTTTGGCCAGAACGAACATCTACCGAAGTAGATGGGTTGCCAGATGTAGGCCGAGCTGAAATTAATGCATTAGTTTACCGTTTGCGTAAAAGGTTGGGCGAGTACGGTGATAAAATTATTACCATACCGCGGTACGGATATATGTTGGACTTATAAAAAGACAAAAGAGCCAGAGGGCAAAACAATCGATTTCCTTTCTTATAAAAGAAAGGAGTCCGGCGTTTTCCTTCTGGTTTTTTTGTTGTGTACTTATTTTGATATGTATGGATGTTATCTCATGTATATATGAGCGATTTATCAGCGATTTGATGGTTAAGCAATATGTTTATTGGGAGGCTTATGACCTATCTTAAAGAGAAGGGAGTGGATTTATCATGAAAAGAATACTCTTTTTTTCAATAATAGGAGTCCTTCTTGCGGCAGGAGGCATTTTCATTTATGCCCATTTGATGGAAAATGACCCACGTGTTGTAAAGGATCGGGCAGAAAAACGGTTTGGGGATTATCTTGATAGCTGGAGTAAACAGGATTTTGCCCAAATGTACGAGCAACTATCGATGGATACAAAAAAGAATATGACAAAGGCTGATTTCATAGGTCGCTATGAGACCATTTATAACGGGATGGAAGCAAATCACTTGCAAATGAAAGATACATCAAAGGGACGTGAATCCATCACCGAAAAAGAGGAGATTCACCTGCCCTATCAAGTTAGTATGGATACGGTAGCTGGTTCACTCACCTTTACACATCAACTAACCATGGTGCGTGAAAACCAGAGTGGAAAAAAAGATTGGTACATCAAATGGAACGAATCCCTCATTTTTCCTAGCATGAAGGAGAAAGATAAGGTGAGGGTCCAAACAATCCTGCCACAGCGGGGAGAAATTGTAGATCGACAAGGCAAGCTATTAGCTACAACAGGGATTGCTTATGAAATCGGGTTATTACCTGCAAAATGGGACAATAACTCAGATGATAAAAAACAAAAGGCGGCCGCTCTACTAGATATGACCATGGAACAGATTGACGCAAAACGTAAGGCGAAATGGGTAAAGCCGGAGTTATTTGTTCCATTAGCTACTCAAGCAAAGGAAGATGAGCGATTGGATCAATTGGAAAAGATTAATGGATTGATGATACGCAAGAAAGAGGTGCGTTACTATCCTTATCGCCAAGCTACCGCTCATTTGATCGGTTACATCGGCAGTATGGGTGAAGAACAATGGAAGCTGTATCAACCAAAAGGTTATCGCTCCACTGATCTGGTGGGGAAGGCGGGCGTGGAGCAGGTCTATGAGGAACAATTACACGGTACTCCAGGTGCGCGCATTATTATAGCCGATGAAGAGGGACAAGAAAAGGAAGTGTTAGCAAAAAAGCTGGCACAAGACGGACAGAAGCTCTCTCTAACAATTGATGGTGACCTACAGTTTTCTATTTACGAGGAAATGAAGGGTGATGCAGGAACAGCAGCGGCTATTCATCCACTCACTGGGGAAGTACTAGCTATGTTAAGTACACCAGCGTATGACCCCAATGCTTTTATCCGTGGATTATCCAACAAGCAGTGGACGGAATTAAATAACAATCCGGCTAAACCTTTGCTAAATCGTTTTGCCATTGGATTCGCACCGGGCTCTACCTTTAAGCCTATTACGGCAGCGATAGGACTTGAACAAGGAAGTATTCAGCCTGAGCAAGGCATGCTGGTCAAGGGATTACACTGGCAAAAAGATACGTCATGGGGCAAGTACGAGGTAACGCGAGTAAAGGATCCATACAGTCCCGTTACTTTAGAAAAAGCACTTATGTATTCAGATAATATTTATTTCGCGCAAGCCGCTTTACAGATGGGACAGCAAGTTTTTTTAGAAGGGACAGAAAAGTTTGGTATAGGTGAAAGTTTACCGCTCACATATCCATTAAAAAGATCAAAAATAGCTAACAAAGAGATTAGAAATGAGATTCAGCTAGCTGATTCTGGGTACGGACAAGGGGAGGTTACGATGACACCACTTCATCTCGCGTTGACGTATAGCACGTTTTTAAATGAGGGCAATATGATCTACCCCACTTTGATCCAGCAAGAAGCTAAGCCACAAGCTTATTGGAAAGAAGGTGTGATGTCCAAAGAAACGGCAGCATTGATTAGAGATGACTTGATTCAAGTAATGGAAAACCCTCAAGGAACAGGACGGTTTGCTAAACCAGCAGGTATTCGCGTGGCGGGTAAAACAGGTACAGCCGAATTAAAGGCTAAAAAGGGTGAGGACGGAATGGAATATGGTTGGATGGCGGTTTTTAATGTAGATAAACCCAAGCTATTGCTTACTATGATGGTGGAAAATGTAAAAGGTCGGGGCGGAAGTCATTATCTTGATCCAAAGGTAAAACGAATTTTTTCGCAAGCGGTAAGAGGAGACTCCAGTGAATAGACAGCAGAAAGATAAGGTGAGCCTTTTGTGGATAAAGCAGAACAAGAACTGCAACAGAAACAGCGGTTAAAACGTATGCAATTGATTTTTCTCGTTACTTTCTTTTTGTTTTCGGCGATTATTCTTCGATTGGCCCAAATACAGATTGTGGAGGGAAGCGAGTTTGAGAAGGTTCTCAGCTCTCGCTCCCTCAAAAAAGACCCAATCCCCGCAGTCCGTGGAAATATTTATGATCGCAATGCCAAGCTATTGGTACATAGTAGAGCTTCATTTACAGCAGTCTTTCATGAACCAGAGGGTATCAAGCAACAGGAGCTTGTTGAACTAGCTGGGAAACTAGAAAAAGTCTTACATGGCATGACACAAAGCACGATTGTGAAAAAGCTAGATGTAGGCTTTACTTGGGAGAATGGACGGCGGAAAGACATCGCTCGAAATGCCCCTAAGTATATGGAAAAAGAAATTAAGTATGACCTTACACCCGAAGAGATTGCTTATCTAGAAGAGCACCGAGAAGATTTGCCAGGGATAGACGTCGTAACAAAATCCATAAGGGAGTACGACACTAAGCAGGTAGCTGTACAAACGATTGGCTATGTTCGTCCCTATCATGTGGCCCAAAATCTGAACAGTACGTTTTATAAAACGGAGCAAACGAATTATCTTCCTGATCAGCTTGTTGGATTAGACGGTATTGAACGTAGTTATGAAAAAGAACTACGTGGGAAAAATGGCTATCGTCTGTATGAGGTGGCAGCCAATCAATCCGTGCAACGTGAGGTAAAGAAAGAGTCTCCCGTACGTGGGCAAAGTCTCTATTTAACGATTGATGAGCGTGTACAGACAGAAACTAGAGATTTCATTAAAGGGTTCCTACCGAAATTACGAGGTAGTGTTTCATTGGCTGCTGGAGCTAAAACAGCCTATGTCGTGGCGATGGAAGTGGACACAGGTAAGGTAGTTACGATGGTTAGCTATCCTGAATATGATTCTAATGTTTGGGTGCATGGACCCGATCAAGCTACTTATGAGCAGATGAAATACTCTGTTACCAATGGAACCATTCGTGAAGCCCCGTATGATGTTCGTCCATTAACAGGCCTTTTGGCGGAACAGGAAAATAATAAACACCCCAAATCAATCGTGCCCTCAGGCTCTGTCATGAAACCGGTTACAGTTTTGCTTGGCCTACATGGGG
It includes:
- a CDS encoding ABC transporter permease; its protein translation is MTFLQFIATNVRRKFRFYLAYFLSITFVIMIYFTYGMFIYHPGTATQGLHYLVVNGMTAAEVIIFCFSFAFIWYSTNIFLKMRKKEFAVLAILGISRWQINFMIFMENLLLVTLSMVVGIGFGLLFSKSFFIFAAAILDIEEIPFYIPTEALVLTIVSFYTAFLLISLFTLFTTKHRSIKVLLDESRKPKKEPKGSVILSLFSILCIGSAYYITFTLKNDIIEVIKWMFIVILLTCVGTYFFYSQFGGFLINWVKKTPILYWRGTRIIWLSDLAYRIKDNAQMFFMVTIVSTVAFTSAGTLISVLGVLGMVKETLPLTVEYTYNNQNQQEGKKTKQIIENHLANYHVNYQRVDVEDLYFTKPSRVDVIKISAYNQLATLLDRETYQVKKGEALWIRANYLPHEGTPLLPDQSGRPFRIVNKVDKPILSFQWNTLAVSDEDFTNLKEKASTSYMVVGYVVPAWKNDEPINKEAVAFSKEINEKVPNQHPLVRDAYYAEAKQAVGSMLFIGLFVAVIFYVCAGSFLYFRLYMDLDRDKQYYQTISKIGLSVEEWQKSMTVQIALLFFVPFTLAIVHTSVALVGLQKVYASSTFVFSIFKTSILSILIFFVLQLVYFLIVRSHFLQKLKRHLV
- a CDS encoding ABC transporter ATP-binding protein produces the protein MGLLQVTNLSKIYGGRIPYRALTDVNFHIEEGEFIAIMGPSGSGKTTLLNLIATIDIPTTGHILLDGENPHKIKKSKLALFRRRNLGFVFQDYNLLDTLTLGENILLPLALDYYKIPDMKQKLDEISTQLEISHILQKRPYEVSGGQNQRAAIARAIIHSPSLLLADEPTGNLDSKSARIVMETLQNINITKKTTMMMVTHDPVAASYCDRVLFIKDGKLYNEIQRGESRQVFFQQILDVLALLGGSTYDFSTVHRN
- the blaOXA gene encoding class D beta-lactamase, which codes for MNLFKYGAVLLLSVAMAGCSVMAKESELQKPASIPEQKQIVDLTKMEVKEFFPNDEGAFILRDLEKNTTFIFNEERAKQSQAPQSTFKIMNALIGLQVKAVDDEYTVKRWDGVKRDLDAWNKDHTLGSAMRHSAVWYYQQLARDIGAEQMKEWLHKASYGNQDISGGIDKFWLNSSLKITPLEQADFLEKLYKEQLPFDKQVMKTVKRMIIQQDEDLYTLYGKTGTRATPPAGWFVGFVKVEGHPYVFVTTVNGEGDSSGVKAKNVTLQILKKYNMLPMPSQNK
- a CDS encoding FHA domain-containing protein — encoded protein: MLGVEAYLFIKKGDSNQTTVKKFITETECTIGRRGATYQPDLSFTSLFISRQHAVIRQERDQYVLYDLNSKHGTEVNGQPLQNTPHLLQYGDRITLAKGEAEFIFFTLENELDVTREFIRPLVATKDQVAEQIEMTPVNTVVKGLTINVERREILLDGVRLYLSGKDIDLLMLMYERVNQAVSYDEMKVHVWPERTSTEVDGLPDVGRAEINALVYRLRKRLGEYGDKIITIPRYGYMLDL
- a CDS encoding penicillin-binding transpeptidase domain-containing protein — encoded protein: MKRILFFSIIGVLLAAGGIFIYAHLMENDPRVVKDRAEKRFGDYLDSWSKQDFAQMYEQLSMDTKKNMTKADFIGRYETIYNGMEANHLQMKDTSKGRESITEKEEIHLPYQVSMDTVAGSLTFTHQLTMVRENQSGKKDWYIKWNESLIFPSMKEKDKVRVQTILPQRGEIVDRQGKLLATTGIAYEIGLLPAKWDNNSDDKKQKAAALLDMTMEQIDAKRKAKWVKPELFVPLATQAKEDERLDQLEKINGLMIRKKEVRYYPYRQATAHLIGYIGSMGEEQWKLYQPKGYRSTDLVGKAGVEQVYEEQLHGTPGARIIIADEEGQEKEVLAKKLAQDGQKLSLTIDGDLQFSIYEEMKGDAGTAAAIHPLTGEVLAMLSTPAYDPNAFIRGLSNKQWTELNNNPAKPLLNRFAIGFAPGSTFKPITAAIGLEQGSIQPEQGMLVKGLHWQKDTSWGKYEVTRVKDPYSPVTLEKALMYSDNIYFAQAALQMGQQVFLEGTEKFGIGESLPLTYPLKRSKIANKEIRNEIQLADSGYGQGEVTMTPLHLALTYSTFLNEGNMIYPTLIQQEAKPQAYWKEGVMSKETAALIRDDLIQVMENPQGTGRFAKPAGIRVAGKTGTAELKAKKGEDGMEYGWMAVFNVDKPKLLLTMMVENVKGRGGSHYLDPKVKRIFSQAVRGDSSE
- a CDS encoding penicillin-binding protein; the encoded protein is MDKAEQELQQKQRLKRMQLIFLVTFFLFSAIILRLAQIQIVEGSEFEKVLSSRSLKKDPIPAVRGNIYDRNAKLLVHSRASFTAVFHEPEGIKQQELVELAGKLEKVLHGMTQSTIVKKLDVGFTWENGRRKDIARNAPKYMEKEIKYDLTPEEIAYLEEHREDLPGIDVVTKSIREYDTKQVAVQTIGYVRPYHVAQNLNSTFYKTEQTNYLPDQLVGLDGIERSYEKELRGKNGYRLYEVAANQSVQREVKKESPVRGQSLYLTIDERVQTETRDFIKGFLPKLRGSVSLAAGAKTAYVVAMEVDTGKVVTMVSYPEYDSNVWVHGPDQATYEQMKYSVTNGTIREAPYDVRPLTGLLAEQENNKHPKSIVPSGSVMKPVTVLLGLHGGIITPNDQWTDPVTYYYGRGNDRVKNDSGHNYGVLNPVKAIAKSSNTYMARIGEGVAKKEGNKAVSLLQEYYHQFGLGVLTEIDLPSENKGKEDYLVMNENYGPLAAMVQASFGQQIRATTVQLAQYAATLANNGIRLQPQLVDKIVDEAGRIVVQPKPKILNKIDQPQTYWNILRNGMVQVTQPGGTSVNAFRGLPYQVAAKTGTSEQDIYVPVTSTNTKGESITKWQKHARVNNGVIIAYAPADKPKLAVAVVVPEGGYGGRSASNISRAVFQAYDKYVGLRGE